One Aegilops tauschii subsp. strangulata cultivar AL8/78 chromosome 7, Aet v6.0, whole genome shotgun sequence genomic window carries:
- the LOC109778614 gene encoding disease resistance protein RPM1: protein MADTLFLVLRKIALSLGEAASEKLSTEVVEAASVLTDFEHGMKQIEGEFMILQAFIGQVSTQNVGDRTFDAWLDQVRDVAHQVEDIIDEYNFLTSQAAGIDGFFKRKFRQAKSFAAWRNLSSQIDQVETRIQRLTTLKDRYGISVGEPGRSSTLQYARQLSLSDSSYLSDDTELVGNASEISMLTQWLLTERQDRLIMSILGMGGLGKITIASSIYKNQQIIRMFDCHVWVTLSQNYLVEDLLRQIMKQLMDQRAYMASGIETMSRVRLIEELQSYLQDKKYLIVLDDVWDKDDWLFLKRALVINNRGSRVLVTTRKKDVASLANDGFVVELKVLPYAEAWHLFCQKAFRRLEDKICPPNLRPWAEKIVKKCQGLPLAIVAVGSLLSYRELEEQEWSSLHNQLSWQLANNPELSWIMSVLNLSLNDLPSHLKNCFLYCSLFPEDYKVKRRWICRLWVAEGLVEERGAGTTMEEVAECYLKELTRRSLLEVAERNVHGRASSFQMHDLVRDACLIVANREKFAVVYGDSGITQVNSEVRRLFVQKHARSLKVAAASRIRSLILFDTQVASSWIDDISSNFRLIRVLCLRFANIHQVPAVVPDLLNLHYLDLAHTKVKHIPASLGKLTNLQVLDLRFTYVEQLPWEITNLTKLRHLYVYMLHDVQERIFDCFSATNIPGNICRLKNLQSLQSVSANKDLLTQLGELTLMRSLAIMKMHQNYIAELWDSLARMPSLSRLVIFANSKDEVLNLIKIKPLPNLKFFWLRGRLYEGVLPQMFASFEKLAALKLDCSCLKKDPINSFAHTLNLVYLNLCRAYDGEQLTFRAGWFPKLSSLALVDMECLNSIEIEEGAMKVLHTLEIVGLKSLKIVPRGIKHIKTLQKMVLTDMRKEFMDRLHADDSDIVEHIPDIQSFDSFDSEAVKKMVLLPHLAKKYGTGWWELC from the exons ATGGCAGACACCCTATTTCTTGTTCTCAGAAAAATTGCTCTGTCCCTCGGAGAAGCGGCGTCAGAGAAGCTGAGCACAGAGGTAGTGGAGGCAGCATCGGTTCTGACGGATTTCGAGCATGGCATGAAACAGATCGAGGGCGAGTTCATGATTCTGCAGGCATTTATTGGCCAGGTTAGCACACAGAATGTTGGTGATAGGACATTTGATGCCTGGCTGGACCAAGTTAGAGATGTTGCCCATCAGGTAGAAGATATCATTGACGAGTATAATTTCCTAACTTCGCAAGCTGCGGGCATAGACGGATTCTTCAAGAGGAAATTCCGTCAGGCTAAGAGCTTTGCAGCATGGCGGAACCTGTCAAGCCAGATTGATCAAGTAGAAACTCGAATTCAGCGGCTAACTACATTGAAAGATCGTTATGGAATTTCTGTAGGAGAACCGGGCAGGAGTAGCACACTACAATATGCCAGGCAGCTCTCTCTATCAGATTCTTCTTATCTATCTGATGATACTGAGTTAGTGGGCAATGCCAGTGAAATAAGTATGTTGACACAATGGCTACTCACAGAGCGACAAGACCGATTGATCATGTCCATCCTTGGCATGGGAGGTCTAGGAAAAATAACCATAGCAAGCAGTATCTACAAAAATCAACAGATTATTAGAATGTTTGACTGTCATGTGTGGGTAACTTTATCTCAGAATTATCTAGTTGAAGACCTACTGAGGCAAATCATGAAGCAACTGATGGACCAAAGAGCCTACATGGCCAGTGGTATCGAGACTATGAGTCGTGTAAGACTAATCGAGGAACTTCAGAGCTATCTACAGGACAAGAAATATCTGATTGTCTTGGATGATGTATGGGATAAAGATGACTGGTTATTTTTGAAGCGTGCACTTGTAATAAATAATCGTGGAAGTAGAGTGCTAGTGACAACTCGCAAAAAGGATGTTGCTTCCTTAGCAAACGACGGTTTTGTTGTGGAGCTTAAAGTTCTTCCTTATGCTGAAGCATGGCACCTATTCTGTCAAAAGGCATTCCGTAGATTAGAAGACAAAATATGTCCACCAAATCTGAGGCCTTGGGCAGAGAAAATTGTGAAAAAGTGCCAAGGACTTCCACTGGCTATCGTCGCAGTTGGGAGCCTTTTGTCGTACCGAGAACTAGAGGAGCAAGAGTGGAGTTCTCTCCACAACCAACTTAGCTGGCAACTAGCTAACAATCCAGAGCTCAGTTGGATTATGAGTGTTCTGAATCTCAGCTTGAATGATCTTCCAAGTCATTTAAAGAATTGCTTCCTATACTGCAGCCTTTTCCCTGAAGACTACAAGGTTAAAAGAAGATGGATCTGCAGGCTTTGGGTCGCAGAAGGTCTTGTTGAGGAAAGAGGTGCTGGGACAACAATGGAGGAAGTTGCTGAGTGTTACCTAAAGGAGCTCACTCGTCGTTCTCTTCTTGAAGTTGCAGAAAGGAATGTTCATGGAAGAGCTAGCTCATTTCAAATGCATGACCTTGTGCGTGATGCATGTCTGATTGTTGCAAACAGAGAGAAGTTTGCTGTCGTATACGGTGACTCTGGTATAACCCAGGTTAACTCTGAAGTCCGCCGGTTGTTTGTTCAGAAGCATGCTCGGTCTCTAAAGGTTGCTGCAGCGTCACGGATCCGATCTTTAATCTTATTTGACACACAAGTTGCATCCTCTTGGATAGATGACATTTCATCAAATTTCAGACTGATCCGTGTCCTGTGTCTAAGGTTTGCTAACATTCATCAAGTGCCGGCTGTTGTCCCAGACTTGCTTAATTTGCACTATTTGGATTTAGCTCACACAAAGGTTAAGCATATACCAGCATCGCTCGGTAAACTTACAAACTTACAAGTTTTGGACCTGCGATTCACCTACGTGGAGCAGCTGCCATGGGAAATAACAAACCTGACTAAATTGAGGCATCTGTATGTATacatgctccatgatgttcaagaAAGGATATTTGACTGCTTTTCTGCTACAAATATCCCTGGCAATATTTGCCGTCTAAAGAATCTGCAAAGCTTACAATCTGTTTCAGCCAATAAAGATCTACTTACGCAGCTCGGCGAGTTGACACTGATGAGAAGTTTGGCTATAATGAAAATGCATCAAAACTATATTGCAGAGTTATGGGACTCCTTGGCCAGGATGCCTAGCCTCAGTAGGTTGGTTATTTTTGCAAACAGCAAGGATGAGGTTCTTAATCTGATAAAGATAAAGCCCTTGCCAAATCTGAAGTTTTTCTGGTTGAGAGGGAGGTTGTATGAGGGAGTGCTCCCGCAGATGTTTGCAAGTTTTGAGAAGCTCGCTGCGTTAAAACTTGATTGTTCTTGTCTGAAGAAAGATCCTATTAACTCCTTTGCTCACACGCTGAATCTAGTGTATCTGAATCTTTGCAGAGCTTATGATGGGGAACAATTAACATTTCGTGCAGGATGGTTTCCCAAGCTCAGTTCTCTTGCATTAGTTGACATGGAATGTCTAAATTCGATTGAGATTGAGGAAGGCGCAATGAAGGTTCTACATACTTTGGAGATTGTTGGTCTAAAGAGTCTGAAGATAGTGCCTCGAGGCATCAAGCACATTAAGACACTACAGAAGATGGTTCTAACAGATATGCGAAAGGAGTTCATGGATAGGCTGCATGCGGATGACAGTGACATTGTTGAGCATATACCTGACATCCAGAGTTTTGACTCCTTCGATTCTGAAGCAG TTAAGAAGATGGTTCTTCTGCCACATCTTGCAAAGAAGTATGGCACAGGCTGGTGGGAGCTTTGTTAA
- the LOC141027358 gene encoding uncharacterized protein — protein MGRRFRFESFWPKAEGFMDTVALAWNSRPSLGNPFVVLDAKLRATAKRLQTWSDRWIGNVKLQISIALEVILRLDVASDSRQLSRAEQDLRRILKPKLLGLCSLDMTIARQRSRLLYLKEGDATMKFFFRHARQRQRRNIITSIKKDGEFLTGHESIAAAVDEYYECIFGFAPEREYTINLEALNLPRLEFSHLERLFLEEDVAKIVKGMPLDKAPEPDGFTDRFYASC, from the coding sequence ATGGGGAGGCGCTTTAGATTCGAATCCTTCTGGCCGAAGGCGGAGGGGTTCATGGACACTGTCGCATTGGCGTGGAATTCAAGGCCTTCGTTGGGCAACCCGTTTGTGGTTCTGGATGCCAAGTTGCGGGCCACTGCCAAAAGGCTGCAGACGTGGAGCGATAGGTGGATTGGCAACGTGAAACTTCAGATCTCCATTGCGCTTGAGGTCATCTTGCGACTAGATGTGGCCTCTGACTCCAGGCAGCTATCTCGTGCGGAGCAGGATTTGAGGCGAATCCTCAAGCCGAAACTGCTAGGCCTATGTTCATTGGACATGACGATTGCGAGGCAACGATCAAGGCTCCTGTATCTCAAGGAAGGCGACGCGACTATGAAGTTCTTCTTTAGGCACGCGAGGCAAAGGCAGAGAAGGAACATCATCACATCCATCAAGAAGGACGGGGAATTTTTGACGGGCCATGAGTCCATTGCCGCGGCTGTAGATGAGTACTATGAGTGCATCTTTGGATTCGCTCCAGAGCGTGAGTATACCATAAATCTGGAGGCCCTTAATCTGCCACGGCTGGAGTTTTCGCACTTGGAGAGACTGTTCCTGGAGGAGGATGTCGCGAAGATTGTCAAGGGCATGCCCCTGGACAAGGCCCCGGAGCCGGATGGATTCACTGACCGCTTCTATGCGAGCTGTTGA